From Carettochelys insculpta isolate YL-2023 chromosome 3, ASM3395843v1, whole genome shotgun sequence, a single genomic window includes:
- the GTPBP2 gene encoding GTP-binding protein 2 isoform X2 yields the protein MKWRLQEGRGEAVYQIGVEDNGLLVGLSEEEMRASLKTLRRMAEKVGADITILREREVDYDSDVPRKITEVLVRKVPDNQQFLDLRVAVLGNVDSGKSTLLGVLTQGELDNGRGRARLNLFRHLHEIQSGRTSSISFEILGFNSKGEVVNYSDSRTAEEICESSSKMITFIDLAGHHKYLKTTIFGLTSYCPDFAMLVVSANTGIAGTTREHLGLAMALKVPFFIVISKVDLCSKATVERTVKQLERILKQPGCNKLPLLVNSDDDAVTAAQQFAQSPNITPIFTLSSVSGENLDLLKVFLNILPPLTNSKEQEELMQQLTEFQVDEIYTVPEVGTVVGGTLSSGICREGESLVVGPTDDGKFLRLKVCSIQRNRSACRVLRAGQAATLALGPFDRSLLRKGMVMVSPEMNPTICSVFEAEIVLLFHATTFRKGFQVTVHVGNVRQTAIVEKIHGKDKLRTGEKAVVRFRFIKHPEYLKIGAKLLFREGVTKGIGHVTDLQAITTEENGLEETLGPGRLTF from the exons ATGAAGTGGCGGCTGCAGGAAGGTCGGGGTGAGGCTGTGTACCAAATTGGCGTGGAAGACAATGGGCTGCTGGTGGGCCTCTCAGAGGAGGAGATGCGTGCCTCCCTCAAGACGTTGCGTCGGATGGCTGAAAA GGTCGGAGCTGACATCACCATCCTGCGGGAGCGCGAAGTGGATTATGACAGCGATGTTCCCAGAAAGATAACGGAGGTTCTTGTCCGGAAGGTCCCAGATAACCAGCAA TTCCTAGACCTGcgagtggctgtgctggggaatgtGGATTCAGGGAAGTCGACACTGCTGGGTGTCCTGACCCAGGGTGAGCTGGATAATGGGCGGGGCAGAGCCCGTCTCAATCTCTTCCGACATCTCCATGAGATCCAGTCAGGAAGAACATCTAGCATCAGCTTTGAGATCCTTGGCTTCAATAGCAAAGGAGAG GTGGTAAACTACAGTGACTCCCGGACGGCAGAGGAGATCTGTGAGAGCTCCTCTAAAATGATTACCTTCATTGATCTGGCTGGCCACCACAAGTACCTGAAAACCACCATCTTTGGCCTCACAAGCTACTGCCCAGACTTTGCCATGCTCGTGGTGAGCGCCAATACTGGCATCG CGGGTACCACACGGGAGCACCTGGGTCTGGCCATGGCCCTCAAGGTTCCATTCTTCATTGTCATCAGCAAAGTGGACTTGTGCTCCAAAGCCACTGTAGAACGGACAGTGAAGCAGCTGGAGCGGATCCTGAAGCAGCCAGGCTGCAACAAGCTGCCCCTGCTAGTGAACTCAGATGATGATGCtgtcacagcagcacagcagtTTGCACAGTCTCCCAA CATCACCCCGATCTTCACTCTATCCAGTGTTTCTGGGGAGAACCTGGATCTCCTAAAAGTTTTCCTCAATATCCTTCCTCCTCTGACCAACagcaaagagcaggaggagctgatGCAGCAGCTTACAGAGTTCCAG GTGGATGAAATCTATACCGTGCCTGAAGTGGGGACTGTTGTGGGAGGAACACTGTCCAG CGGGatctgcagggagggggagagccTTGTGGTTGGCCCCACAGATGATGGCAAGTTCCTCCGGCTGAAGGTGTGCAGCATCCAGCGGAACCGCTCCGCATGTCGTGTGCTCCGAGCAGGACAGGCTGCCACACTGGCTCTTGGACCTTTTGACCGCTCCCTGCTGCGGAAG GGCATGGTGATGGTGAGCCCGGAGATGAACCCCACTATCTGCTCAGTGTTTGAAGCCGAGATTGTGCTGCTCTTTCATGCCACAACGTTCCGAAAGGGATTCCAGGTGACAGTGCACGTGGGGAATGTGCGGCAGACAGCCATCGTGGAGAAGATCCATGGAAAG GACAAGCTGCGGACAGGGGAGAAGGCTGTTGTTCGTTTCCGGTTCATCAAACATCCAGAATACTTAAAGATTGGCGCTAAACTGCTGTTCCGTGAAGGAGTCACCAAAGGTATTGGGCATGTCACCGACCTCCAAGCTATCACCACTGAAGAGAATGGCCTGGAGGAGACACTGGGGCCTGGGCGTTTGACATTCTGA
- the POLH gene encoding DNA polymerase eta isoform X1, whose protein sequence is MSRGRERVVALADMDCFFAQVEQRREPRLRGRPCAVVQYDAWKGGGYVLPLPPSREPCLGLARPGPARPTPLPVLCPRRVIAVSYEARAFGICRGMRADEAQKRCPQLVLARVPEAHGKADLSRYREASVEVMKVMARFAVIERASIDEAYMDLTSAVQKRLKMMQGQPIPAELLPTTYIQGLPNVSTTAAEKENVDRKEELRQRGLCQWLESLPFGDRSCPDLQLTVGAVIVEEMRAAVEEVTGLRCSAGISHNKVLAKLACGLNKPNRQTLVSQGAIPQLFSHLPISSIRHLGGKLGASITEVLGVEYMGQLTPFSESQLQTHFGDKTGTWLYDMCRGIEQEPVKPRQLPKSLGCSKNFPGKAALATQMQVQHWLLQMALELEDRLNKDRVQNCRVARQLTVSIRQQGDQRASALSRCCSLSRYDAQKISSDAFMIIRNCNVAGAQQAAWSPPLTFLHLSVSKFSEAPTVSPAGIAVFLTSDAQCTLPTANSPSSPNAKGTGSPRKEPIKKPTNAIESFFRKAAERQRERMAVSPCLPGVRSTEAKLSMPDPCKHSEIEGLILGKSQTSETLVRHSPEASGSPSPYRWLPPKEMLPDAVENPSGGPASRSTPQTELAAAAASKLPECKQQSLSAGFTEDPTCSPVDKLHCEKCGQQVLAWEFLEHMDYHFAVELQSSFSEPSPLRPPAAVSASPAKAKSKAKTPGGSSAKRPRQGVTRTLEFFFKRLPP, encoded by the exons ATGTCTCGCGGGCGGGAGCGCGTGGTGGCACTGGCGGACATGGATTGCTTCTTCGCGCAGGTCGAACAGCGTCGGGAGCCGCGTCTGCGGGGCCGGCCCTGCGCCGTGGTGCAGTACGACGCGTGGAAGGGTGGCGGGTACGTGCTGCCCCTTCCCCCGTcgcgggagccctgcctcggcctggcccggcccggcccggcccggcccaccccactccctgtgcTCTGTCCCCGCAGGGTCATCGCCGTCAGCTACGAGGCGCGCGCCTTCGGGATCTGCCGGGGCATGCGGGCGGACGAGGCCCAGAAACGGTGCCCGCAGCTGGTGCTGGCGCGGGTCCCCGAGGCGCACGGGAAGGCGGATCTCAGCAG ATACAGAGAGGCTAGTGTAGAGGTGATGAAAGTGATGGCACGCTTTGCTGTGATTGAGCGTGCCAGCATTGATGAAGCCTACATGGACCTAACTAGTGCTGTGCAAAAAAGGCTCAAGATGATGCAAGGGCAGCCTatcccagcagagctgctgccaacTACTTACATCCAGGGACTGCCAAATGTTTCTacaacagcagcagagaaagaGAATGTGGATCGCAAAG AAGAGTTGCGGCAACGTGGCTTGTGCCAGTGGCTTGAGTCGCTGCCTTTTGGTGACAGGAGCTGTCCAGACCTCCAGCTGACAGTAGGAGCGGTAATTGTAGAGGAAATGAGAGCAGCTGTAGAAGAAGTTACTGGACTGAGGTGTTCAGCTGGGATTTCACACAACAAG GTACTGGCAAAACTGGCTTGTGGGCTGAACAAGCCCAACCGCCAGACATTGGTATCTCAGGGAGCTATCCCACAGCTCTTCAGCCACCTGCCCATCAGCAGCAT CCGGCACTTGGGAGGGAAGCTGGGTGCTTCTATCACGGAGGTACTGGGAGTGGAGTACATGGGGCAGCTGACCCCATTCAGTGAGTCACAGCTCCAGACTCACTTTGGAGACAAGACTGG GACATGGCTCTATGATATGTGCAGAGGAATTGAACAGGAACCTGTGAAACCTCGGCAGTTGCCTAAGTCCCTTGGCTGCAGCAAGAACTTCCCTGGGAAAGCAGCTTTGGCCACTCAGATGCAG GTGCAGCACTGGCTCCTGCAGatggccttggagctggaggacCGACTTAACAAGGACAGAGTCCAA AACTGCCGTGTGGCCAGACAGCTGACTGTGAGCATCCGCCAGCAGGGTGATCAGCGAGCCAGTGCCCTGTCACGCTGCTGTTCCCTGTCCCGCTATGATGCCCAGAAGATCAGCAGTGATGCCTTCATGATTATCCGAAACTGTAatgtggctggagcccagcaggCTGCATG GTCTCCTCCACTCACATTTCTGCATCTCTCTGTGAGCAAGTTTTCCGAGGCTCCCACTGTCTCTCCAGCAGGTATTGCTGTCTTCCTGACCAGTGATGCCCAGTGTACACTGCCGACTGCCAACAGTCCATCCAGTCCAAACGCCAAGGGCACTGGGAGCCCAAGAAAAGAGCCTATCAAGAAGCCCACAAATGCTATTGAGTCCTTCTTCCGGAAGGCAGCAGAAAGACAGAGAGAACGCATGGCAGTAAGCCCCTGCCTGCCCGGTGTCCGCAGTACTGAGGCAAAGTTGTCAATGCCTGATCCCTGTAAGCACAGTGAGATAGAAGGTCTCATCCTTGGCAAGAGTCAGACTTCAGAAACCCTTGTGAGGCACAGTCCTGAGGCTAGTGGATCTCCCTCCCCATACAGATGGCTTCCCCCCAAGGAGATGCTCCCTGATGCTGTAGAAAACCCTTCTGGTGGCCCAGCTTCTAGAAGCACACCACAAACAGAattggctgcagcagctgcttcaaAGCTACCTGAGTGCAAGCAGCAGAGTTTGTCTGCTGGGTTTACAGAGGACCCTACCTGCTCACCAGTGGACAAGCTGCATTGTGAGAAGTGTGGCCAGCAGGTGCTAGCATGGGAATTCTTAGAGCACATGGACTATCACTTTGCTGTGGAGCTGCAGAGCTCCTTTTCAGAACCCAGCCCCCTCAGGCCCCCTGCTGCTGTTTCAGCTTCTCCTGCCAAGGCCAAAAGCAAAGCCAAGACCCCTGGAGGCTCCAGTGCTAAGCGCCCCAGGCAAGGAGTGACCAGGACTCTGGAATTCTTTTTTAAACGGCTGCCTCCCTAG
- the GTPBP2 gene encoding GTP-binding protein 2 isoform X3, giving the protein MKWRLQEGRGEAVYQIGVEDNGLLVGLSEEEMRASLKTLRRMAEKVGADITILREREVDYDSDVPRKITEFLDLRVAVLGNVDSGKSTLLGVLTQGELDNGRGRARLNLFRHLHEIQSGRTSSISFEILGFNSKGEVVNYSDSRTAEEICESSSKMITFIDLAGHHKYLKTTIFGLTSYCPDFAMLVVSANTGIAGTTREHLGLAMALKVPFFIVISKVDLCSKATVERTVKQLERILKQPGCNKLPLLVNSDDDAVTAAQQFAQSPNITPIFTLSSVSGENLDLLKVFLNILPPLTNSKEQEELMQQLTEFQVDEIYTVPEVGTVVGGTLSSGICREGESLVVGPTDDGKFLRLKVCSIQRNRSACRVLRAGQAATLALGPFDRSLLRKGMVMVSPEMNPTICSVFEAEIVLLFHATTFRKGFQVTVHVGNVRQTAIVEKIHGKDKLRTGEKAVVRFRFIKHPEYLKIGAKLLFREGVTKGIGHVTDLQAITTEENGLEETLGPGRLTF; this is encoded by the exons ATGAAGTGGCGGCTGCAGGAAGGTCGGGGTGAGGCTGTGTACCAAATTGGCGTGGAAGACAATGGGCTGCTGGTGGGCCTCTCAGAGGAGGAGATGCGTGCCTCCCTCAAGACGTTGCGTCGGATGGCTGAAAA GGTCGGAGCTGACATCACCATCCTGCGGGAGCGCGAAGTGGATTATGACAGCGATGTTCCCAGAAAGATAACGGAG TTCCTAGACCTGcgagtggctgtgctggggaatgtGGATTCAGGGAAGTCGACACTGCTGGGTGTCCTGACCCAGGGTGAGCTGGATAATGGGCGGGGCAGAGCCCGTCTCAATCTCTTCCGACATCTCCATGAGATCCAGTCAGGAAGAACATCTAGCATCAGCTTTGAGATCCTTGGCTTCAATAGCAAAGGAGAG GTGGTAAACTACAGTGACTCCCGGACGGCAGAGGAGATCTGTGAGAGCTCCTCTAAAATGATTACCTTCATTGATCTGGCTGGCCACCACAAGTACCTGAAAACCACCATCTTTGGCCTCACAAGCTACTGCCCAGACTTTGCCATGCTCGTGGTGAGCGCCAATACTGGCATCG CGGGTACCACACGGGAGCACCTGGGTCTGGCCATGGCCCTCAAGGTTCCATTCTTCATTGTCATCAGCAAAGTGGACTTGTGCTCCAAAGCCACTGTAGAACGGACAGTGAAGCAGCTGGAGCGGATCCTGAAGCAGCCAGGCTGCAACAAGCTGCCCCTGCTAGTGAACTCAGATGATGATGCtgtcacagcagcacagcagtTTGCACAGTCTCCCAA CATCACCCCGATCTTCACTCTATCCAGTGTTTCTGGGGAGAACCTGGATCTCCTAAAAGTTTTCCTCAATATCCTTCCTCCTCTGACCAACagcaaagagcaggaggagctgatGCAGCAGCTTACAGAGTTCCAG GTGGATGAAATCTATACCGTGCCTGAAGTGGGGACTGTTGTGGGAGGAACACTGTCCAG CGGGatctgcagggagggggagagccTTGTGGTTGGCCCCACAGATGATGGCAAGTTCCTCCGGCTGAAGGTGTGCAGCATCCAGCGGAACCGCTCCGCATGTCGTGTGCTCCGAGCAGGACAGGCTGCCACACTGGCTCTTGGACCTTTTGACCGCTCCCTGCTGCGGAAG GGCATGGTGATGGTGAGCCCGGAGATGAACCCCACTATCTGCTCAGTGTTTGAAGCCGAGATTGTGCTGCTCTTTCATGCCACAACGTTCCGAAAGGGATTCCAGGTGACAGTGCACGTGGGGAATGTGCGGCAGACAGCCATCGTGGAGAAGATCCATGGAAAG GACAAGCTGCGGACAGGGGAGAAGGCTGTTGTTCGTTTCCGGTTCATCAAACATCCAGAATACTTAAAGATTGGCGCTAAACTGCTGTTCCGTGAAGGAGTCACCAAAGGTATTGGGCATGTCACCGACCTCCAAGCTATCACCACTGAAGAGAATGGCCTGGAGGAGACACTGGGGCCTGGGCGTTTGACATTCTGA
- the POLH gene encoding DNA polymerase eta isoform X2, with translation MSRGRERVVALADMDCFFAQVEQRREPRLRGRPCAVVQYDAWKGGGVIAVSYEARAFGICRGMRADEAQKRCPQLVLARVPEAHGKADLSRYREASVEVMKVMARFAVIERASIDEAYMDLTSAVQKRLKMMQGQPIPAELLPTTYIQGLPNVSTTAAEKENVDRKEELRQRGLCQWLESLPFGDRSCPDLQLTVGAVIVEEMRAAVEEVTGLRCSAGISHNKVLAKLACGLNKPNRQTLVSQGAIPQLFSHLPISSIRHLGGKLGASITEVLGVEYMGQLTPFSESQLQTHFGDKTGTWLYDMCRGIEQEPVKPRQLPKSLGCSKNFPGKAALATQMQVQHWLLQMALELEDRLNKDRVQNCRVARQLTVSIRQQGDQRASALSRCCSLSRYDAQKISSDAFMIIRNCNVAGAQQAAWSPPLTFLHLSVSKFSEAPTVSPAGIAVFLTSDAQCTLPTANSPSSPNAKGTGSPRKEPIKKPTNAIESFFRKAAERQRERMAVSPCLPGVRSTEAKLSMPDPCKHSEIEGLILGKSQTSETLVRHSPEASGSPSPYRWLPPKEMLPDAVENPSGGPASRSTPQTELAAAAASKLPECKQQSLSAGFTEDPTCSPVDKLHCEKCGQQVLAWEFLEHMDYHFAVELQSSFSEPSPLRPPAAVSASPAKAKSKAKTPGGSSAKRPRQGVTRTLEFFFKRLPP, from the exons ATGTCTCGCGGGCGGGAGCGCGTGGTGGCACTGGCGGACATGGATTGCTTCTTCGCGCAGGTCGAACAGCGTCGGGAGCCGCGTCTGCGGGGCCGGCCCTGCGCCGTGGTGCAGTACGACGCGTGGAAGGGTGGCGG GGTCATCGCCGTCAGCTACGAGGCGCGCGCCTTCGGGATCTGCCGGGGCATGCGGGCGGACGAGGCCCAGAAACGGTGCCCGCAGCTGGTGCTGGCGCGGGTCCCCGAGGCGCACGGGAAGGCGGATCTCAGCAG ATACAGAGAGGCTAGTGTAGAGGTGATGAAAGTGATGGCACGCTTTGCTGTGATTGAGCGTGCCAGCATTGATGAAGCCTACATGGACCTAACTAGTGCTGTGCAAAAAAGGCTCAAGATGATGCAAGGGCAGCCTatcccagcagagctgctgccaacTACTTACATCCAGGGACTGCCAAATGTTTCTacaacagcagcagagaaagaGAATGTGGATCGCAAAG AAGAGTTGCGGCAACGTGGCTTGTGCCAGTGGCTTGAGTCGCTGCCTTTTGGTGACAGGAGCTGTCCAGACCTCCAGCTGACAGTAGGAGCGGTAATTGTAGAGGAAATGAGAGCAGCTGTAGAAGAAGTTACTGGACTGAGGTGTTCAGCTGGGATTTCACACAACAAG GTACTGGCAAAACTGGCTTGTGGGCTGAACAAGCCCAACCGCCAGACATTGGTATCTCAGGGAGCTATCCCACAGCTCTTCAGCCACCTGCCCATCAGCAGCAT CCGGCACTTGGGAGGGAAGCTGGGTGCTTCTATCACGGAGGTACTGGGAGTGGAGTACATGGGGCAGCTGACCCCATTCAGTGAGTCACAGCTCCAGACTCACTTTGGAGACAAGACTGG GACATGGCTCTATGATATGTGCAGAGGAATTGAACAGGAACCTGTGAAACCTCGGCAGTTGCCTAAGTCCCTTGGCTGCAGCAAGAACTTCCCTGGGAAAGCAGCTTTGGCCACTCAGATGCAG GTGCAGCACTGGCTCCTGCAGatggccttggagctggaggacCGACTTAACAAGGACAGAGTCCAA AACTGCCGTGTGGCCAGACAGCTGACTGTGAGCATCCGCCAGCAGGGTGATCAGCGAGCCAGTGCCCTGTCACGCTGCTGTTCCCTGTCCCGCTATGATGCCCAGAAGATCAGCAGTGATGCCTTCATGATTATCCGAAACTGTAatgtggctggagcccagcaggCTGCATG GTCTCCTCCACTCACATTTCTGCATCTCTCTGTGAGCAAGTTTTCCGAGGCTCCCACTGTCTCTCCAGCAGGTATTGCTGTCTTCCTGACCAGTGATGCCCAGTGTACACTGCCGACTGCCAACAGTCCATCCAGTCCAAACGCCAAGGGCACTGGGAGCCCAAGAAAAGAGCCTATCAAGAAGCCCACAAATGCTATTGAGTCCTTCTTCCGGAAGGCAGCAGAAAGACAGAGAGAACGCATGGCAGTAAGCCCCTGCCTGCCCGGTGTCCGCAGTACTGAGGCAAAGTTGTCAATGCCTGATCCCTGTAAGCACAGTGAGATAGAAGGTCTCATCCTTGGCAAGAGTCAGACTTCAGAAACCCTTGTGAGGCACAGTCCTGAGGCTAGTGGATCTCCCTCCCCATACAGATGGCTTCCCCCCAAGGAGATGCTCCCTGATGCTGTAGAAAACCCTTCTGGTGGCCCAGCTTCTAGAAGCACACCACAAACAGAattggctgcagcagctgcttcaaAGCTACCTGAGTGCAAGCAGCAGAGTTTGTCTGCTGGGTTTACAGAGGACCCTACCTGCTCACCAGTGGACAAGCTGCATTGTGAGAAGTGTGGCCAGCAGGTGCTAGCATGGGAATTCTTAGAGCACATGGACTATCACTTTGCTGTGGAGCTGCAGAGCTCCTTTTCAGAACCCAGCCCCCTCAGGCCCCCTGCTGCTGTTTCAGCTTCTCCTGCCAAGGCCAAAAGCAAAGCCAAGACCCCTGGAGGCTCCAGTGCTAAGCGCCCCAGGCAAGGAGTGACCAGGACTCTGGAATTCTTTTTTAAACGGCTGCCTCCCTAG